One stretch of Arachis hypogaea cultivar Tifrunner chromosome 20, arahy.Tifrunner.gnm2.J5K5, whole genome shotgun sequence DNA includes these proteins:
- the LOC112785017 gene encoding mitotic spindle checkpoint protein BUBR1 translates to MAETAIEKVDPETEFLASKRQTGNEWETFKENVRPLKRGRNVNLLNHALKSYTDNNLKNSLYEHRRKLIEAIDEYKGEDPLLPWLQCIKWVQEAFPPCGDGSGLVVIYEKCVQAFWDSDRYKDDLRYLKVWLEYADNCLDAEVIYAFLEANGIGKTHSDFYISYGLHLESKNKIKTANRILELGISRNAQPVEKLKAAYRKFVARSMARSKATDDSMEKPPAPVRSFGTVLAKGQNRTHLAPFKSDPSDSNNSRSGAAPLSVYKDSVGCDDSIPHQTDISNSWHTLGPRAERNKENNAIPGKWKSYKIPQRPGTRTGIATASACIPVFVDEECQESQNVKEKSKKSSRLLQLRWENEKDLKRETEQIRKNPLRKFPQSSLPR, encoded by the exons ATGGCGGAAACGGCTATTGAGAAGGTGGATCCAGAGACGGAGTTTCTGGCGTCGAAGAGGCAAACCGGTAACGAGTGGGAAACCTTCAAGGAGAACGTCAGGCCTCTCAAAAGAGGCCGCAACGTTAACCTCTTGAACCACGCTCTCAAGTCCTACACCGATAACAACCTCAAGAATTCCCTCTACGAACACCgaag gaAACTGATTGAAGCGATTGACGAGTACAAAGGCGAAGATCCTCTTCTGCCGTGGCTGCA GTGTATCAAGTGGGTTCAGGAGGCGTTTCCTCCCTGCGGCGATGGTTCTGGGCTTGTGGTGATCTACGAGAAGTGCGTGCAGGCCTTCTGGGATTCAGATCGCTATAAGGATGATTTGCGCTACCTCAAAGTGTGGCTTGAATAC GCAGATAATTGCTTAGATGCAGAAGTTATATATGCTTTTCTGGAAGCAAATGGAATTGGAAAAACTCATTCTGATTTCTACATTTCCTATGGGTTGCACTTGGAATCTAAGAACAAGATTAAAACTGCTAATCGGATATTGGAACTTGGCATATCTAG GAATGCTCAACCTGTTGAGAAATTGAAGGCTGCTTATAGAAAATTTGTTGCACGTTCAATGGCAAGGTCAAAAGCGACAGAT GATTCAATGGAGAAACCACCAGCACCAGTGCGTAGCTTTGGAACTGTCCTTGCCAAGGGACAAAACC GTACACACCTAGCCCCTTTCAAGTCCGATCCATCTGATAGTAATAATAGCAG gAGTGGAGCAGCTCCACTTTCTGTTTATAAAGATTCAGTAGGATGTGATGATTCCATCCCTCATCAGACCGACATATCAAACTCTTGGCACACACTTGGGCCTCGAGCTGAAAGAAACAAGGAAAACAATGCAATCCCTGGCAAATGGAAATCTTACAAG ATTCCACAGCGACCTGGAACTAGAACTGGAATAGCTACTGCAAGTGCCTGTATACCAGTGTTTGTTGATGAAGAATGTCAAGA ATCACAAAACGTGAAAGAAAAGAGTAAGAAGTCCTCACGTTTGCTGCAGCTTAGGTGGGAGaacgaaaaggatttgaaaag GGAAACAGAGCAAATAAGGAAGAATCCATTACGCAAATTCCCACAAAGCAGTCTCCCCAGATAA
- the LOC112782590 gene encoding splicing factor U2af small subunit B gives MAEHLASIFGTEKDRVNCPFYFKIGACRHGDRCSRLHNRPTISPTLLLSNMYQRPDMITPGVDPNGQPLDPRKIQQHFEDFYEDIFEELSKFGHIECLNVCDNLADHMIGNVYVQFREEDEAAAALAALHGRFYSGRPIIADFSPVTDFREATCRQFEENSCNRGGYCNFMHVKLIGRELRRKLFGRYRGGGRYHISRSRSRSRSRSASPRHRRERDYDRRDREKDYRKGSRDRHDRDRDRGRERDGSGGRRRHGSPGKKSRSGSPPAREGSEERRARIEQWNREREEKQ, from the coding sequence ATGGCGGAGCACCTTGCATCGATATTCGGAACAGAGAAGGACCGCGTCAACTGTCCATTCTATTTCAAGATCGGAGCGTGCCGCCACGGCGACCGCTGCTCCCGCCTCCACAACCGCCCTACGATCTCCCCAACTCTCCTCCTCTCCAACATGTACCAGCGCCCTGACATGATTACCCCCGGCGTCGACCCTAACGGCCAGCCTCTCGACCCTCGCAAGATCCAGCAGCACTTCGAAGACTTCTACGAGGATATCTTCGAGGAGCTCTCGAAGTTCGGCCACATCGAGTGCCTCAACGTCTGCGATAATCTTGCTGACCACATGATCGGAAACGTCTACGTCCAGTTCCGCGAGGAGGATGAAGCCGCCGCCGCACTCGCCGCCCTGCACGGCAGGTTCTATTCTGGTCGCCCTATAATTGCTGATTTCTCACCTGTTACTGACTTTCGTGAGGCCACGTGTCGCCAGTTTGAGGAGAACAGCTGTAACCGTGGCGGTTACTGCAATTTCATGCATGTTAAGTTGATTGGTAGGGAGCTTAGGAGGAAGCTTTTTGGCCGGTACCGCGGCGGAGGAAGGTATCATATTAGCCGCAGCCGAAGCAGGAGCCGGAGCCGGAGCGCGAGCCCGCGGCATAGGAGGGAGAGGGATTACGATAGGCGTGACAGGGAGAAGGATTATAGGAAAGGGAGCAGGGACAGGCATGATAGGGATAGGGacaggggaagggagagagatgGCAGCGGCGGCAGGAGGAGGCATGGGAGTCCTGGGAAGAAGAGTAGGAGCGGCAGCCCCCCGGCGAGGGAAGGGAGCGAGGAGAGGCGGGCGAGGATCGAGCAGTGGAACAGAGAGAGGGAGGAGAAGCAGTGA
- the LOC112782589 gene encoding cytochrome P450 71D9 yields MDSQTFNFLAFIFFLFFIIAALRIRKKSDVIPNIPPGPWKLPIIGNIPNLVTSTPHRKLRDLANKYGPLMHLQLGQVSTIVVSSAEYAKEVMNTHDIIFASRPPVLAAKIISYDCTNIGFAPYGNYWRQLRKICTLELLSTKRVNSFRPIREEEFTNLVKRIMSSKEGSVNLTEEVLSSIYGIVSQSAFGGTKRGDQEKFICLVQQATAVAGGFDAGDLFPSWEWLQLVSGLRPKLESFQRQIDEILENIVSDHKEAKLEGKKSKSDESHEDLVDVLLQFEDGTNQDICLSRNNIKAILLDIFGGGSETSAHTIDWAMSEMIRDPRVMEKAQAEVRELFNRIGKVDETLINELKYLKSVVKETLRLHPPAPLLLPRECGEACEINGYHIPYKTKVIVNAWAIGRDPNYWSDPEKFYPERFIDSSIDYKGNNFEFIPFGAGRRTCPGSTLGLLNVELGLAYLLYHFDWKLPSGIKGQDLDMSEVFGVTVRRKKDLQLVPIVFSPLLET; encoded by the exons ATGGATTCTCAAACCTTTAACTTCCttgctttcatcttctttctcttcttcatcaTTGCTGCTCTGAGAATAAGAAAGAAAAGTGATGTAATTCCAAATATACCCCCAGGACCATGGAAGCTACCTATCATAGGAAACATACCAAATCTTGTTACATCAACTCCACATAGAAAGCTAAGAGATTTGGCCAACAAATATGGACCATTGATGCACCTTCAACTTGGACAAGTCTCTACCATTGTTGTTTCCTCAGCTGAGTATGCTAAAGAGGTTATGAACACACATGACATCATCTTTGCTTCAAGGCCTCCAGTTCTAGCAGCAAAGATAATTTCTTATGATTGCACAAACATTGGTTTTGCACCATATGGAAATTACTGGAGGCAGTTAAGGAAGATTTGCACCTTGGAGCTCTTGAGCACGAAACGAGTCAATTCGTTCCGGCCAATAAGAGAAGAGGAGTTCACCAATCTTGTTAAGAGGATTATGTCATCAAAAGAAGGATCAGTTAATCTCACTGAAGAAGTGCTTTCATCCATATATGGAATCGTTTCGCAGTCTGCGTTTGGAGGCACAAAACGTGGGGACCAAGAGAAGTTCATATGCCTTGTGCAACAAGCAACAGCTGTTGCAGGTGGTTTTGATGCAGGAGATCTGTTTCCTTCTTGGGAGTGGCTTCAACTTGTGAGTGGGTTGAGGCCTAAGCTTGAGAGTTTCCAAAGACAAATTGATGAGATATTGGAAAACATTGTTAGTGATCACAAAGAGGCAAAGTTGGAAGGTAAAAAGAGCAAAAGTGATGAATCACATGAAGATCTTGTGGATGTTCTCCTTCAATTTGAAGATGGTACCAATCAAGATATTTGCTTAAGTAGAAACAATATCAAGGCTATACTCTTG GATATCTTTGGTGGAGGAAGCGAGACGTCGGCCCATACTATAGATTGGGCAATGTCAGAGATGATAAGGGATCCAAGAGTGATGGAGAAAGCACAAGCTGAGGTCAGAGAGTTATTCAACAGAATAGGAAAGGTTGATGAGACTCTGATCAATGAACTCAAGTACTTGAAATCAGTTGTGAAAGAGACACTAAGGTTACACCCTCCAGCTCCTCTTTTACTTCCAAGAGAATGTGGAGAAGCCTGTGAGATCAATGGATATCACATTCCATACAAAACTAAGGTCATAGTGAATGCTTGGGCAATTGGAAGAGATCCAAACTATTGGAGTGACCCAGAGAAGTTTTATCCAGAGAGGTTCATTGATAGTTCCATAGACTACAAAGGGAATAATTTCGAGTTCATTCCGTTTGGTGCTGGAAGAAGAACATGTCCGGGCAGCACATTAGGCTTGTTAAATGTTGAGCTGGGGCTGGCATATTTGTTGTATCACTTTGATTGGAAGCTTCCAAGTGGAATTAAAGGTCAGGATCTGGATATGTCTGAGGTATTTGGAGTTACTGTTAGAAGAAAAAAAGATCTGCAATTGGTTCCCATTGTTTTTAGTCCTTTGCTTGAAACATAA
- the LOC140173082 gene encoding cytochrome P450 71D9-like, with product MDSQIFNFLAFIFFLFFILAALRIRKKSDVIPNIPPGPQKLPIIGNIPNLIASTPHRKLRDLANKYGPLMHLQLGQVSTIVVSSAEYAKEVMNTHDIIFASRPPVLAAKIISYDCTNIGFAPYGNYWRQLRKICTLELLSTKRVNSFRPIREEEFTNLVRRIMSSKEGSVNLTEEVISSICGIISRSAFGGTKRGDQEKFISLVLQATDIAGGFDVGDLFPSWEWLQLVSGLRPKLESFQRQIDEILENIVSDHKEAKLEGKGKNDEDLVDVLLQFEDGTNQDICLSRNNIKAILLDMFGGGSETSAHTIDWAMSEMIRDPRVMEKAQAEIRELFNRIGKVDETLINELKYLKAVVKETLRLHPPAPLLLPRECGEACEINGYYIPYKSKVIVNAWAIGRDPNYWSDPEKFYPERFIDSSIDYKGNNFEFVPFGAGRRTCPGSTLGLLNVELALAYLLYHFDWKLPSGMKHEELDMSEAFGVAVRRKKDLQLVPIVFSPLLET from the exons ATGGATTCTCAAATCTTTAACTTCCttgctttcatcttctttctcttcttcatccTTGCTGCTCTGAGAATAAGAAAGAAAAGTGATGTAATTCCAAATATACCCCCAGGACCACAGAAGCTACCTATCATAGGAAACATACCAAATCTTATTGCATCAACTCCACATAGAAAGCTAAGAGATTTGGCCAACAAATATGGACCATTGATGCACCTTCAACTTGGACAAGTCTCTACCATTGTTGTTTCCTCAGCAGAATATGCTAAAGAGGTTATGAACACACATGACATCATCTTTGCTTCAAGGCCTCCAGTTCTAGCAGCAAAGATAATTTCTTATGATTGCACAAACATTGGTTTTGCACCCTATGGAAATTACTGGAGGCAGTTAAGGAAGATTTGCACCTTGGAGCTCTTGAGCACGAAACGAGTCAATTCGTTCCGGCCAATAAGAGAAGAGGAGTTCACCAATCTTGTTAGGAGGATTATGTCATCAAAAGAAGGATCAGTTAACCTCACTGAAGAAGTGATTTCGTCGATATGTGGAATCATTTCGCGGTCTGCGTTCGGAGGCACAAAACGTGGAGACCAAGAGAAGTTCATATCGCTTGTGCTACAAGCAACAGATATTGCAGGGGGTTTTGATGTAGGAGATCTGTTTCCTTCTTGGGAATGGCTTCAACTTGTGAGTGGATTGAGGCCTAAGCTTGAGAGTTTCCAAAGACAAATTGATGAGATATTGGAAAACATTGTTAGTGATCACAAAGAGGCAAAGTTGGAAGGTAAAGGCAAAAATGATGAAGATCTTGTGGATGTTCTCCTTCAATTTGAAGATGGTACCAATCAAGATATTTGCTTAAGTAGAAACAATATCAAGGCTATACTCCTG GATATGTTTGGTGGAGGAAGCGAGACATCGGCGCATACCATAGATTGGGCAATGTCAGAGATGATAAGGGATCCAAGAGTAATGGAGAAAGCACAAGCTGAGATCAGAGAGTTGTTCAACAGAATAGGAAAGGTTGATGAGACTCTCATCAATGAACTCAAATATTTGAAAGCAGTTGTGAAAGAGACACTAAGGTTACACCCTCCAGCTCCTCTTTTACTTCCAAGAGAATGTGGAGAAGCTTGTGAGATCAATGGATACTACATTCCCTACAAAAGTAAGGTCATAGTGAATGCTTGGGCAATTGGAAGAGATCCAAACTATTGGAGTGACCCAGAGAAGTTTTATCCAGAGAGGTTCATTGATAGTTCCATAGATTACAAAGGGAATAACTTTGAGTTTGTACCGTTTGGTGCCGGAAGAAGAACATGCCCCGGCAGCACATTAGGCCTGCTAAATGTTGAGCTGGCGCTCGCATATTTGTTGTATCACTTTGATTGGAAGCTTCCAAGTGGAATGAAACATGAGGAATTGGACATGTCTGAGGCATTTGGAGTTGCTGTTAGAAGAAAAAAAGACCTGCAATTGGTTCCCATTGTTTTTAGTCCTTTGCTTGAAACATAA
- the LOC112782588 gene encoding cytochrome P450 71D9, whose amino-acid sequence MDSLLFDFPTLFCFFLFMLAALKLWKKKNLNQINSTSNIAPGPWKLPIIGNIHHLATSTPYRKLRDLSKIHGPLMHLQLGEIFTIVVSSAEYAKEVMKTHDIIFASRPQILAAKIISYDCTSIALAPYGNYWRQLKKICTLELFTSKRVDSFQLIREEEFTSLIKRIIAATNNNNGSPVDLTQEVFSTIYTVTSRAAFGMKFKDQERFISLAKELAKVGTGFSLGDLFPSAKWLQLVSGLRPKIEKLHGQTDQILQNIINEHKEAKSSKSKEGQGEVEGLLDVLLRFEDGNGSNQDFSLTSNNIKAIILNIFGAGGGTTATTIDWAMAEMIKDPTIMKKAQVEVRENFSKKGSVDETCLHKLKYLKSVVKETLRLHPPVPLLLPRECRSECDINGYHIPEKSKVIVNAWAIGRDPNYWSEPERFYPERFLDSSIDYRGNNFEYIPFGAGRRMCPGSALGVINVELSLAYLLYHFDWKLPSEMRSEELDMTEALGVTVRRKDDLQLVPIASYPLLEA is encoded by the exons ATGGATTCTCTACTCTTTGACTTTCCAACACTCTTCTGCTTTTTCCTCTTCATGCTTGCAGCACTTAAActatggaagaagaagaatctcaatcaaattaacTCAACCTCAAACATAGCCCCAGGTCCATGGAAGCTACCTATCATAGGAAACATACACCATCTTGCTACATCCACGCCTTATCGAAAATTAAGAGACTTGTCCAAAATACATGGACCTTTGATGCATCTACAGCTTGGAGAGATCTTCACCATTGTTGTTTCCTCAGCAGAGTATGCCAAGGAGGTAATGAAAACACATGACATCATCTTTGCATCAAGGCCTCAGATTCTAGCTGCAAAGATTATATCATATGATTGCACAAGCATAGCCTTAGCACCTTATGGAAACTACTGGAGACAGCTAAAGAAGATTTGCACATTGGAGCTTTTCACTTCGAAGCGTGTCGATTCATTTCAGCTGATAAGAGAAGAAGAGTTCACTAGTCTTATCAAAAGAATCATTGCtgcaacaaataataataatggatCTCCTGTGGACCTCACTCAAGAGGTGTTTTCAACTATATACACTGTCACTTCAAGGGCCGCGTTTGGCATGAAATTCAAAGATCAAGAAAGATTCATATCGCTGGCGAAAGAATTGGCGAAGGTGGGGACTGGTTTTTCTTTAGGAGATTTGTTTCCATCAGCTAAATGGCTTCAACTTGTCTCTGGCTTGAGGCCTAAGATTGAGAAGTTGCATGGACAAACGGATCAGATACTGCAAAACATCATCAATGAACATAAAGAGGCAAAGTCATCAAAATCCAAAGAAGGACAAGGTGAAGTTGAAGGTCTTCTAGATGTTCTCTTAAGATTTGAGGATGGTAATGGATCAAACCAAGATTTCTCCTTAACTAGTAACAATATCAAGGCTATAATCTTG AATATCTTTGGTGCTGGTGGTGGGACAACAGCAACTACAATAGATTGGGCAATGGCAGAAATGATAAAGGACCCAACAATAATGAAGAAAGCACAAGTTGAGGTGAGAGAAAACTTCAGTAAGAAAGGAAGTGTTGATGAAACTTGCCTCCATAAACTCAAATATTTGAAATCAGTGGTCAAAGAGACTCTCAGATTACACCCTCCAGTTCCTCTTTTGCTCCCAAGAGAATGCAGATCCGAATGCGATATAAATGGCTATCACATACCTGAAAAGAGTAAGGTCATTGTGAATGCTTGGGCAATAGGAAGAGATCCAAACTACTGGAGTGAACCAGAAAGGTTTTATCCAGAGAGATTCCTTGATAGCTCTATTGACTACAGAGGGAACAATTTTGAGTACATTCCATTTGGTGCAGGAAGAAGAATGTGTCCCGGAAGCGCATTAGGCGTGATAAATGTTGAACTTTCCCTGGCATATTTGTTGTATCACTTTGATTGGAAGCTTCCCAGTGAAATGAGAAGTGAGGAACTGGATATGACTGAGGCACTTGGAGTTACTGTCAGAAGAAAAGATGATCTGCAACTGGTTCCCATTGCTTCTTATCCTTTGCTTGAAGCATAA
- the LOC112782591 gene encoding cytochrome P450 71D9-like translates to MDSLILDLLALVTFIVCIVLALIIGRSLKKIESTANIPPGPWKLPIIGNIHHLVTSKPHQRLRDLANIYGPLMHLQLGEISTIVISSPEYAREVMKTHDVVFASRPKILATEIMSYGSTNIVFAPYGNYWRQLRKICMLELFTPKRVKSFQPIREEELTNLIKRIASAKGSTVNLTEEVLSSVYTINSRAAFGMKCKDQEKYISVIKEATMVAAGFDLGDLFPSSKWIQLVSGLRHKLERLQRQSDQILENIINEHREAKLRAREGENESDHDLMDVLLKFEGGNASSHDICITTDNIKAIIQDIFGAGGETASTTIDWAMAEMMKDPRVMQKAQVEVREIFDMSGSVDETYMDELKYLKAVVKETLRLHPPAPLLIPRECREACEINGYHIAVKSKVIVNAWAIGRDPKYWSEAERFYPERFIDSSIDYKGSNFEYIPFGAGRRICPGITLGLMNVELALAYLLYHFDWELPNGVKCEDLNMTEQFGVTVRRKDDLQLIPIASHCLHEQHK, encoded by the exons ATGGATTCTCTGATCCTTGACTTGCTAGCTCTTGTCACCTTCATAGTCTGTATTGTTTTGGCCCTGATAATTGGAAGGAGTCTCAAGAAAATTGAGTCAACTGCAAACATACCCCCAGGGCCATGGAAGCTACCTATTATAGGAAACATACACCATCTTGTTACATCCAAACCACATCAAAGATTAAGAGATTTGGCCAATATATATGGGCCATTGATGCACCTTCAACTTGGAGAGATCTCAACCATTGTTATCTCTTCACCAGAATATGCTAGAGAGGTAATGAAAACCCATGATGTTGTGTTTGCATCAAGGCCTAAAATTCTGGCTACAGAAATAATGTCTTATGGTTCAACAAATATAGTTTTTGCACCTTATGGAAATTATTGGAGACAGCTGAGGAAGATTTGCATGTTGGAGCTTTTCACCCCCAAAAGGGTCAAGTCATTCCAGCCAATAAGAGAAGAAGAGCTTACCAATCTCATAAAAAGGATTGCATCGGCGAAAGGATCAACTGTCAACCTCACTGAAGAAGTACTTTCATCAGTATATACAATCAATTCCAGGGCTGCATTTGGCATGAAATGTAAAGATCAAGAAAAATACATTTCAGTTATAAAAGAAGCAACAATGGTTGCTGCAGGTTTTGATTTAggagatttgtttccttcttccaaATGGATTCAACTTGTCAGTGGCTTGAGGCATAAGCTTGAGAGGCTGCAAAGACAAAGTGATCAAATACTGGAAAACATCATCAATGAGCACAGAGAGGCAAAGTTAAGAGCCAGAGAAGGTGAAAATGAATCAGATCATGATCTCATGGATGTTCTCCTAAAATTTGAGGGTGGTAATGCATCCAGCCATGATATATGCATAACTACAGATAACATTAAAGCCATCATACAG GACATATTTGGAGCTGGAGGTGAGACAGCATCAACTACTATAGATTGGGCAATGGCAGAGATGATGAAGGACCCAAGAGTAATGCAGAAAGCACAGGTCGAGGTGAGAGAGATATTCGACATGAGTGGAAGTGTTGATGAGACTTACATGGATGAACTCAAGTATTTGAAAGCAGTGGTCAAAGAGACCCTCAGGTTACACCCTCCAGCTCCACTTTTGATTCCAAGAGAATGTAGAGAAGCATGTGAGATTAATGGATATCACATAGCTGTGAAAAGTAAGGTGATTGTGAATGCTTGGGCAATTGGAAGAGATCCAAAGTACTGGAGTGAAGCAGAGAGGTTTTATCCAGAGAGATTTATTGATAGTAGCATTGACTACAAAGGAAGCAATTTTGAATACATTCCATTTGGTGCTGGAAGAAGAATATGCCCAGGCATCACATTAGGCTTGATGAATGTAGAGCTGGCCCTTGCATATTTGCTGTATCACTTTGATTGGGAGCTTCCTAATGGTGTCAAATGTGAGGACTTGAACATGACTGAGCAATTTGGAGTTACTGTTAGAAGAAAAGATGACCTGCAATTGATTCCTATTGCTTCTCATTGTTTGCATGAACAACATAAATAA
- the LOC112782475 gene encoding pyrophosphate--fructose 6-phosphate 1-phosphotransferase subunit alpha codes for MDSDYGIPRELSDLQKIRSLYEPEIPPCLQGTTVRVEFGDATTTADPADDPTIRRAFPNTYGQPLAHFLRATAKVPDAQIITEHPPIRVGIVFCGRQSPGGHNVIWGLYSALKIHNPENVLLGFLGGSEGLFAQKYLEISDEILSTYKNQGGYDLLGRTKDQIRTTEQVNAALVACNILKLDSLVIIGGVTSNTDAAQLAETFAVAKCPTKVVGVPVTLNGDLKNQFVETNVGFDTICKVNSQLISNVCTDALSAEKYYYFIRLMGRKASHVALECTLQSHPNMVILGEEVAASKLTLFDIATQICNAVQARAEQDKYHGVILLPEGLIESIPEVYALLKEIHGLLRQGVPSDKISSQLSPWASALFEFLPPFIRKQLLLYPESDDSAQLSQIETEKLLAYLVEAEINKRQKEGTYKGKKFNAICHFFGYQARGSLPSKFDCDYAYVLGHICYHILAAGLNGYMATVTNLKNPVNKWKCGAAPITAMMTVKRWSPNPGATSIGKPAIHPATVDLRGKAYDLLRQNATSFLMDDIYRNPGPLQFEGPGADAKPISLSVEDQDYMGRIKKLQEYLEQVRTIVKPGCPQEVLKAALSVMGSVTEVLAAMSASSGNNLSSL; via the exons ATGGATTCTGACTATGGTATTCCCAGAGAGCTCTCAGATCTTCAAAAGATTCGATCTTTATATGAGCCAGAGATTCCTCCTTGCCTACAG GGAACCACTGTGAGGGTTGAGTTTGGTGATGCAACCACCACTGCTGACCCAGCTGATGACCCAACCATAAGGAGGGCTTTTCCAAACACTTATGGACAGCCTTTGGCTCACTTCCTTAGAGCCACTGCTAAGGTCCCTGATGCTCAGATCATCACTGAGCATCCACCTATCAG GGTGGGGATTGTTTTCTGTGGGAGACAGTCTCCTGGTGGACACAATGTTATTTGGGGTCTTTACAGTGCACTCAAGATTCACAACCCTGAAAATGTCTTGCTTGGATTCCTTG GTGGTTCGGAAGGTCTATTTGCGCAGAAATATCTCGAGATAAGTGACGAAATTCTCTCAACATACAAAAATCAAG GTGGTTATGATTTGCTTGGACGAACAAAAGATCAGATTAGGACAACAGAACAAGTTAATGCTGCACTTGTTGCATGCAACATTTTGAAGCTTGATAGCCTTGTTATCATTGGAG GTGTGACATCAAACACGGATGCTGCGCAGCTTGCAGAAACTTTTGCAGTAGCTAAATGCCCTACAAAG GTGGTTGGTGTTCCTGTAACTTTGAATGGAGATCTTAAGAACCAGTTTGTTGAAACCAATGTTGGTTTTGATACAATTTGCAAG GTGAATTCTCAACTCATCAGCAATGTCTGCACTGACGCCCTCTCTGCAGAGAAG TATTATTATTTCATCCGTCTTATGGGACGTAAGGCATCCCATGTTGCATTGGAGTGCACCCTCCAGTCCCATCCAAACATG GTTATTCTTGGTGAGGAGGTTGCCGCATCAAAGCTTACCCTTTTTGATATTGCAACACAGATTTGTAATGCAGTTCAGGCTAGGGCAGAGCAAG ATAAATATCACGGAGTAATCCTCCTGCCAGAAGGACTAATTGAGAGCATTCCTGAAGTGTATGCACTCTTAAAG GAAATTCATGGTTTACTCAGACAAGGTGTCCCCTCTGACAAGATATCTTCTCAGCTTTCACCATGGGCATCTGCTTTGTTTGAATTTCTTCCACCCTTTATTAGGAAGCAG CTACTCCTCTACCCTGAATCAGATGACTCTGCACAGTTATCTCAG ATTGAGACCGAGAAATTACTAGCATACCTTGTGGAGGCCGAGATAAACAAGCGTCAG AAAGAAGGCACTTACAAGGGGAAGAAATTCAATGCAATTTGTCATTTCTTTGGTTACCAAGCTCGTGGATCTCTGCCATCGAAATTTGACTGTGACTATGCATAT GTTCTCGGACACATCTGTTACCACATACTGGCTGCTGGTTTAAATGGATACATGGCAACTGTGACTAACCTTAAGAATCCTGTGAACAAGTGGAAGTGTGGTGCTGCACCAATCACA GCTATGATGACAGTGAAGCGCTGGTCTCCAAATCCCGGAGCCACATCAATTGGAAAACCTGCCATTCATCCAGCTACTGTGGATTTGAGAGGCAAAGCATATGA CCTGTTGAGACAAAATGCCACAAGCTTCCTCATGGATGATATCTACAGAAATCCAGGTCCACTTCAGTTTGAAGGCCCCGGTGCGGATGCCAAGCCCATAAGTCTTTCTGTTGAAGATCAGGACTATATGGGTCGCATCAAGAAACTTCAGGAGTACCTAGAACAG GTTCGAACAATTGTGAAGCCGGGATGTCCGCAAGAGGTACTGAAAGCAGCGCTGAGCGTCATGGGATCCGTCACGGAAGTTCTGGCCGCAATGTCTGCATCTTCCGGCAACAACCTGTCATCTCTTTGA